A genome region from Bacillota bacterium includes the following:
- a CDS encoding ribonuclease III domain-containing protein, with amino-acid sequence MKQRSGEQDSQSLLAPRFRPVGSGSADLSAGVSELSPRDLAYVGDAVFELAVRQHLVGRCSSPGERHRDAVRRVRAGAQAAFLRGIEPYLAPAEEDLVRRARNFKGAAVPRGSTPAEYRASTAFEALLGYLYLRGESGRLQGILAMVLERTDAP; translated from the coding sequence GTGAAGCAGCGGTCGGGAGAGCAGGATTCCCAATCCCTCCTGGCCCCCCGGTTCCGTCCGGTGGGGTCTGGCAGTGCGGACCTGAGCGCCGGGGTGTCGGAACTCTCCCCCCGGGACCTGGCATATGTGGGGGACGCCGTCTTCGAGCTGGCGGTCAGGCAGCACCTGGTGGGGCGTTGCTCTTCCCCGGGAGAGCGGCACCGCGATGCCGTGCGTCGCGTACGGGCGGGGGCCCAGGCCGCCTTCCTCCGCGGCATCGAACCCTATCTCGCCCCCGCTGAGGAGGACCTGGTGCGGCGGGCGCGCAACTTCAAGGGTGCAGCCGTGCCCCGCGGGTCCACTCCCGCTGAGTACCGGGCTAGCACTGCCTTCGAGGCCCTCCTGGGCTACCTGTACCTGAGGGGAGAGAGCGGGCGCCTGCAGGGAATCCTGGCTATGGTGCTGGAAAGGACAGATGCACCGTGA
- the cysS gene encoding cysteine--tRNA ligase, which translates to MAVYDTMSRSKRELQVREPGTVSIYVCGVTPYDEAHIGHARPSVVWDAIRRYLEYRGYRVHLVQNFTDIDDKVIARARELGRDPLELSGHYVGRYLEDMAALGVKPADHYPRVSQHMSEILEMVKALVEKGYAYESAGDVYFRVISFPGYGKLSGRSVEELRAGARVEPGEAKESPEDFALWKAARPGEPAWPSPWGPGRPGWHIECSAMALRYLGNGFDMHGGGNELIFPHHENEIAQSEAFTGEAPFVRYWLHNGLVTMREEKMSKSLKNFVTIRDLLREFPAGAIRVYLLSAHYRAPLEFDPARLQEARRAWERLQNAVRSLDEVLTHDVATDQEGLEVAAGMGAGSDRVRDRFHAAMDDDFNTPQALAALFDLARAGNSAVSLLLRGGPLGLSGEAREGLTRAHRTFEQLGGVLGVVAPVVAPAPAEVGPRPAAVRPGDQVPGERVAGEQGVWFEELLDILVEVRTRARQEKSWALADLIRERLGAMGIALEDTPLGTRWRLRSREGGPV; encoded by the coding sequence ATCGCCGTCTACGATACCATGAGCCGCAGCAAGCGGGAGCTGCAGGTGCGGGAACCCGGCACGGTGAGCATCTACGTGTGCGGGGTGACCCCATACGACGAGGCCCACATCGGTCACGCCCGCCCCAGCGTGGTCTGGGACGCCATCCGCCGCTATCTGGAGTACCGCGGGTACCGCGTGCATCTGGTGCAGAACTTCACCGACATAGATGACAAGGTGATCGCCCGTGCCCGCGAGCTGGGCAGGGACCCGCTGGAGCTTTCCGGCCACTATGTGGGCCGCTACCTGGAAGACATGGCCGCCCTGGGTGTGAAGCCGGCGGACCACTACCCCCGGGTATCGCAGCACATGTCCGAGATCCTGGAGATGGTGAAGGCACTGGTGGAAAAGGGGTATGCCTACGAGTCGGCGGGCGACGTGTACTTCCGGGTGATCAGCTTCCCCGGCTACGGCAAGCTCTCCGGCCGGAGCGTGGAGGAGTTGCGGGCGGGCGCCCGGGTGGAGCCGGGGGAAGCAAAGGAAAGCCCCGAGGATTTCGCCCTCTGGAAAGCAGCCCGGCCGGGGGAGCCGGCATGGCCCAGCCCCTGGGGGCCGGGTCGCCCCGGCTGGCACATCGAGTGCTCGGCCATGGCCCTGCGCTATCTGGGCAACGGGTTCGACATGCACGGTGGAGGCAACGAGCTCATCTTCCCCCACCACGAGAACGAGATCGCCCAGAGCGAGGCGTTCACCGGGGAGGCTCCCTTCGTACGTTACTGGCTGCACAACGGCCTGGTGACCATGCGGGAAGAGAAGATGTCCAAGTCCCTCAAGAACTTTGTCACCATCCGCGACCTGCTGCGGGAGTTCCCGGCCGGGGCGATCAGAGTCTACCTCCTCTCGGCCCACTACCGGGCACCCCTGGAGTTTGACCCCGCCCGCCTGCAGGAGGCCCGGCGGGCATGGGAGCGTCTCCAGAACGCGGTGCGGTCCCTGGATGAGGTGCTCACCCACGACGTCGCCACCGATCAGGAAGGCCTGGAAGTAGCCGCCGGCATGGGTGCCGGGTCCGACCGGGTCCGGGACCGTTTCCACGCCGCCATGGACGACGACTTCAACACCCCGCAGGCGCTGGCGGCCCTGTTCGACCTGGCCCGGGCCGGTAACTCGGCGGTATCCCTGCTACTGCGGGGAGGGCCTCTCGGGCTGAGCGGAGAGGCCCGAGAAGGGTTGACCCGCGCCCACAGGACTTTCGAGCAACTGGGCGGGGTACTGGGGGTGGTGGCACCGGTGGTAGCGCCGGCGCCGGCGGAGGTGGGCCCCAGGCCGGCAGCGGTGCGTCCCGGCGACCAGGTTCCGGGTGAGCGGGTCGCGGGTGAGCAGGGAGTGTGGTTTGAGGAGCTCCTGGACATCCTGGTGGAGGTCAGAACGCGGGCGCGGCAAGAGAAGAGCTGGGCCCTGGCCGATCTGATCCGGGAAAGGCTGGGCGCGATGGGGATTGCCCTCGAGGACACCCCCCTGGGTACCAGGTGGCGCCTGCGCAGCAGGGAAGGGGGTCCCGTGTGA
- the ispD gene encoding 2-C-methyl-D-erythritol 4-phosphate cytidylyltransferase: protein MSERVGAILAAAGQGERLGLGPKALVPLAGLPLLAWALQSLRGSGLVEEVAVVVPPGAEEEVGHRVRDLPGEAGAVCTVVPGGAHRQESVSRGLAALSPAVRWVVVHDVARPLATADLVVRVVEAAREAGAALAAVPVVDTLKEGGATVRRTVPREGMWQAQTPQAFRRDLLEEAHRRARVEGYLGTDDSVLVERLGHPVRLVSSSRDNLKVTVAEDLELAESVVRGRWGMRVGMGFDIHPLAPGRPLVLAGVEVPSPVGLAGHSDGDVICHALMDALLGAAGERDIGFWFPPSDPRFRGAHSRDLLGQVVAGLAGRGLVPVNADVTVVAEEPRLAPFIPAMKASLAAALGVDEGMVAVKATTAEGLGALGRREGMAAWAVCAMVAAGRRGT from the coding sequence ATGAGCGAGCGGGTGGGAGCGATCCTGGCTGCGGCCGGCCAGGGGGAGAGGCTGGGCCTGGGTCCCAAAGCCCTCGTACCCCTGGCCGGGCTGCCTTTGCTGGCGTGGGCCCTGCAATCCCTCCGGGGCAGCGGCCTGGTGGAAGAGGTGGCGGTGGTGGTCCCTCCCGGGGCCGAGGAGGAAGTCGGGCACCGGGTGCGCGATTTGCCCGGGGAGGCCGGGGCCGTGTGCACGGTGGTACCGGGAGGTGCCCACCGCCAGGAGTCCGTGTCCCGGGGGCTGGCCGCCCTCAGCCCGGCGGTGAGATGGGTGGTGGTCCACGACGTGGCCAGGCCCCTTGCCACCGCCGACCTGGTGGTGCGGGTGGTGGAGGCAGCGCGGGAAGCGGGCGCGGCCCTGGCGGCCGTGCCGGTGGTGGACACCCTCAAGGAGGGCGGTGCCACGGTGAGGCGCACCGTGCCCCGGGAGGGGATGTGGCAGGCTCAGACCCCGCAGGCATTCCGGAGAGACCTGCTCGAGGAAGCCCACCGCCGGGCCCGGGTCGAGGGTTACCTGGGGACGGACGACAGCGTGCTGGTGGAGAGGCTGGGGCACCCGGTGCGGCTGGTGTCCTCCTCCCGCGACAACCTGAAGGTCACGGTAGCCGAGGACCTGGAACTCGCGGAAAGCGTGGTGCGGGGAAGATGGGGAATGCGGGTAGGGATGGGATTTGACATTCATCCTCTGGCGCCGGGCAGGCCCCTGGTGCTGGCCGGGGTGGAGGTCCCTTCGCCGGTGGGACTGGCGGGACACTCGGACGGAGACGTGATTTGCCACGCCCTCATGGATGCCCTTCTGGGGGCCGCAGGAGAACGGGACATCGGCTTCTGGTTTCCCCCTTCCGACCCCCGCTTTCGGGGGGCCCACAGCCGCGATTTGCTCGGGCAGGTGGTGGCCGGGCTGGCCGGGCGGGGCCTGGTGCCTGTGAACGCGGACGTCACCGTGGTGGCGGAGGAGCCTCGGCTGGCTCCCTTCATTCCCGCCATGAAAGCCAGCCTGGCGGCGGCCCTGGGAGTGGACGAAGGAATGGTGGCAGTGAAGGCAACCACGGCCGAGGGCCTGGGTGCCCTGGGGCGCAGGGAAGGGATGGCGGCCTGGGCCGTGTGCGCGATGGTGGCCGCGGGGAGGCGGGGGACTTGA
- a CDS encoding TRAM domain-containing protein — translation MVAYAGLASGLAGGGWGADSLLAYLGSSLPPIQRISALVLGAALGGLIGFILLPQVVRAILSGTGRLEGRLSRVPIPDMLAGTLGLICGLLIANLLTYPFSRLPSIGPFLPPVASVIVGYLGASLAVHRRDELAALIPFLGRWGGRERAPRDGAAKILDTSAIIDGRIVDVCQSGFLEGPVVIPSFVLEELRHIADSSDGARRTRGRRGLEVLAQLQQTAGVPVQVWEKDVPGRDVDTKLLRLAKQMRGKVVTNDFNLNRVCTVQGIPVLNLNELANALKPRVLPGEEMSVHILRDGKEAGQGVGYLDDGTMIVVEGGKRHIGETIEVAVTSVLQTAAGRMIFARPKLDRAG, via the coding sequence GTGGTGGCGTATGCGGGCCTGGCATCGGGCCTGGCGGGCGGTGGGTGGGGTGCGGATTCCCTGCTCGCGTACCTGGGGAGTTCCCTGCCGCCCATCCAGCGCATCAGCGCGCTGGTGTTGGGAGCGGCGCTGGGCGGCCTTATCGGATTCATCTTACTCCCCCAGGTGGTGAGGGCGATCCTCAGCGGTACCGGAAGGCTGGAGGGGCGCCTGTCCCGGGTTCCCATCCCGGACATGCTGGCGGGGACTCTGGGGTTGATATGCGGCCTGCTCATCGCCAACCTGCTGACCTACCCGTTTTCCCGGCTGCCGAGCATCGGTCCCTTCCTGCCCCCGGTGGCCAGTGTCATCGTGGGGTATCTGGGGGCCAGCCTGGCTGTCCACCGGCGGGACGAGCTGGCGGCACTGATCCCCTTCCTGGGCCGGTGGGGGGGCAGGGAGCGCGCCCCGCGGGATGGTGCGGCCAAGATCCTGGACACCAGCGCCATCATCGACGGGCGCATCGTGGACGTGTGCCAGAGCGGTTTCCTGGAGGGGCCGGTGGTGATCCCGTCCTTCGTGCTGGAGGAGTTGCGTCACATCGCCGACTCCAGCGACGGGGCGCGCAGGACCCGGGGCCGGCGGGGGCTGGAGGTCCTCGCCCAGCTGCAGCAGACGGCCGGGGTACCCGTGCAGGTGTGGGAGAAGGACGTGCCCGGCCGCGACGTGGACACCAAGCTGCTGCGACTGGCCAAACAGATGCGGGGCAAGGTGGTTACCAACGACTTCAATCTGAACCGGGTATGTACCGTTCAGGGGATACCCGTGCTGAACCTCAACGAGCTCGCCAATGCCCTCAAGCCCAGAGTGCTGCCCGGTGAGGAGATGTCCGTCCACATCCTGCGGGATGGCAAGGAAGCGGGGCAGGGAGTCGGTTACCTGGACGACGGCACCATGATCGTGGTCGAAGGTGGCAAGAGACACATCGGCGAGACCATCGAGGTGGCGGTCACCAGCGTGCTGCAGACCGCGGCCGGGCGCATGATCTTCGCCCGGCCCAAGCTGGACAGGGCGGGATGA
- a CDS encoding CarD family transcriptional regulator → MFKVGDKVVYPMHGAGVIEAVEEHEVLGQKQQYYIMRLPLGEMKVMIPTSSVEQVGLRAVEPAERMDAVVATLRQTAPAVPGNWNHRYRANLEKIKSGNAFEVAEVVLSLTHRDREKGLSTGERRMLEIARQILVSELVLSKGLPLHEASSLLDRALA, encoded by the coding sequence ATGTTCAAGGTCGGCGATAAGGTCGTTTATCCCATGCACGGGGCGGGAGTGATAGAGGCCGTAGAGGAGCACGAAGTCCTGGGTCAGAAGCAGCAGTATTACATAATGCGGCTGCCTCTGGGAGAGATGAAGGTCATGATCCCCACCAGCAGTGTGGAGCAGGTGGGGTTACGGGCTGTGGAACCGGCCGAGCGCATGGATGCCGTCGTGGCCACCCTCCGACAGACGGCGCCCGCAGTCCCCGGAAACTGGAATCACCGCTACCGCGCCAACCTGGAAAAGATCAAGAGCGGCAACGCCTTTGAGGTGGCGGAGGTCGTGCTGAGCCTCACTCATCGCGATCGGGAAAAGGGGCTCTCTACCGGGGAGCGTCGCATGCTGGAGATAGCCCGGCAGATCCTGGTCTCTGAGCTGGTGCTCTCCAAGGGGCTTCCCCTGCACGAAGCTTCTTCTCTTCTGGATCGAGCTCTGGCCTGA
- a CDS encoding DUF1573 domain-containing protein, whose product MKDLLCDGFQQAVEECLVRHRSILDVLSKLQESGARINRAVSKTVTACGCLNVHAHRQQIPSDVSSLQQLRHYMETHLEGKLCEHCQEVMEQEVGNHLFYLAALCNLLDLNLYDIFVKEHQHISTLGPYSLT is encoded by the coding sequence TTGAAGGACCTCCTGTGTGACGGGTTTCAGCAGGCGGTGGAGGAGTGCCTGGTCAGGCATCGCAGCATCCTGGATGTTCTCTCCAAGCTGCAGGAATCCGGCGCACGGATCAACCGGGCCGTAAGCAAGACCGTCACCGCCTGCGGGTGTCTTAACGTGCACGCTCACAGGCAACAGATCCCGTCCGACGTCTCCTCGCTGCAGCAGCTACGGCATTACATGGAGACCCACCTGGAAGGCAAGCTGTGCGAGCATTGCCAGGAAGTAATGGAGCAGGAAGTGGGCAACCACCTCTTCTACCTGGCTGCGCTCTGCAATCTACTGGACCTCAACCTTTACGATATCTTCGTGAAAGAGCATCAACACATATCCACCCTCGGCCCCTATTCCCTGACCTGA
- the disA gene encoding DNA integrity scanning diadenylate cyclase DisA: protein MERGRVRVGEGAEVWSRTVRMVAPGTVLREALDNIVRARTGALIVVGDSPEVMKLVTGGFSLDVPVVPALLYELAKMDGAIVLNRDAGRVLWANTQLVPDPTIPSDEAGIRHRTAERVARQTGELVIAVSQRRNTITLYRGNLRYVLPDTPVVLAKANQALQTLEKYRSVFEDDLQRLTMLELEDSVSLGEVLTVVHRAEMANRIVAEVDGYVGELGTEGWLVSLELRELQVGIGEQEGLVVADYAAGGRDPDEALDELAALSRETLRDTATLARILGYPSPPGFADTRVSPRGVRVLRAIPHLPSAVVDNLVSRFDRLPAVMRASLEELDEVEGIGEVRARAVCEGLKRMREDLSRRLSGSPATR from the coding sequence GTGGAACGGGGCAGAGTGCGCGTGGGGGAAGGTGCGGAAGTCTGGAGCAGGACGGTACGGATGGTGGCTCCCGGCACGGTGCTGCGGGAGGCGCTGGACAACATCGTGCGCGCCCGCACCGGGGCCCTGATCGTGGTGGGTGACAGCCCCGAGGTGATGAAGCTGGTCACGGGGGGATTTTCCCTGGACGTTCCTGTGGTGCCCGCCCTGCTGTACGAGCTGGCCAAGATGGATGGTGCCATCGTGCTCAACCGGGACGCCGGTCGGGTGCTGTGGGCCAACACTCAGCTGGTACCTGACCCGACCATCCCCTCGGATGAAGCGGGTATCCGGCACCGCACTGCCGAACGGGTGGCCCGCCAGACGGGCGAGCTGGTCATTGCCGTATCTCAGCGCCGGAATACGATCACGCTTTACCGGGGCAATTTGCGCTACGTGCTGCCGGATACCCCGGTGGTGCTGGCCAAGGCCAACCAGGCCCTGCAGACCCTGGAGAAGTACCGCAGCGTGTTCGAGGATGACCTGCAGCGGCTCACCATGCTGGAGCTGGAGGACAGCGTCAGCCTGGGGGAAGTTCTCACGGTGGTGCACCGGGCGGAGATGGCCAACCGGATCGTGGCCGAAGTGGACGGCTACGTGGGCGAACTGGGCACGGAAGGATGGCTGGTCAGCCTGGAGCTCCGGGAACTGCAGGTGGGCATCGGGGAACAGGAAGGGCTGGTGGTGGCGGACTACGCAGCGGGCGGGCGGGATCCCGATGAGGCTCTGGACGAACTGGCCGCCCTGAGCCGGGAGACGCTGCGGGACACGGCTACCCTGGCCCGCATCCTGGGCTACCCTTCGCCTCCGGGGTTCGCGGACACGCGGGTTTCCCCGCGGGGAGTACGTGTCCTGCGTGCCATCCCCCACCTCCCCTCGGCGGTGGTGGACAACCTGGTGTCCCGGTTCGACCGGCTACCTGCCGTCATGCGCGCCAGTCTGGAAGAACTCGACGAAGTGGAGGGGATCGGGGAGGTGAGGGCCCGGGCCGTTTGCGAAGGCCTCAAGCGCATGCGCGAGGATCTCTCCCGCCGCCTCTCCGGCTCCCCTGCCACCCGCTGA
- the radA gene encoding DNA repair protein RadA, producing the protein MPEARSRYVCQSCGYEAPRWLGRCPQCGQWNSLVEEPLPVRSPPGRAWVAESAPPLAITAVEAQPRPRFPTGSAEMDRVLGGGVVPGSVVLIGGDPGIGKSTLLLQVSCAVSREAPALYISGEESVQQIRMRAERLGALSPQLLVMADTDLEGIVRRLGEVEPRLAVVDSIQTVYRAELASAPGSVSQVRECTAELLRVAKSSGVAIFVVGHVTKGGEIAGPRVLEHMVDTVLYLDGDRHHAYRVLRSQKNRFGSASEMGVFEMVESGLMDVPNPSGFFLAERPERVPGSVVTACLEGMRPLLVEVQALVSPTPFAVPRRMVAGVDAGRAVLMAAVLEKRLGMHLGNQDAYVKVAGGVKIEEPAVDLAVAVALASSFRDLPVRPGVAVAGEVGLAGEVRGIPRVGERLREAQRVGFTAFVLPVSSVRSLDRMGWQGKIRVEGVSGVGEALELVLG; encoded by the coding sequence TTGCCGGAAGCGCGCAGCCGCTATGTGTGCCAGAGTTGTGGGTACGAGGCGCCCCGCTGGCTGGGGCGCTGCCCCCAGTGCGGGCAGTGGAACAGCCTGGTGGAGGAACCCCTTCCCGTGCGCTCCCCTCCAGGGCGGGCCTGGGTGGCGGAGTCTGCGCCTCCTCTGGCCATCACCGCCGTGGAAGCACAGCCCCGGCCCCGCTTCCCCACCGGCAGTGCGGAGATGGACCGCGTATTGGGGGGCGGCGTGGTGCCGGGTTCGGTGGTCCTCATCGGGGGCGATCCGGGCATAGGTAAGTCCACCCTGCTCCTGCAGGTGAGCTGCGCCGTGAGCCGGGAGGCTCCCGCCCTGTACATATCGGGGGAGGAATCGGTACAGCAGATCAGGATGCGGGCGGAGCGCCTGGGAGCCCTTTCCCCCCAGCTCCTGGTGATGGCCGACACCGACCTGGAAGGCATCGTTCGCCGTCTGGGGGAAGTCGAGCCCCGGCTGGCGGTGGTGGATTCCATCCAGACCGTGTACCGGGCCGAACTGGCCTCTGCCCCGGGCTCGGTGAGCCAGGTGCGGGAGTGCACGGCCGAGCTCCTGCGAGTGGCCAAGTCGTCCGGAGTGGCCATCTTCGTGGTGGGCCATGTTACCAAGGGGGGCGAGATTGCCGGACCCCGGGTGCTCGAGCACATGGTCGACACCGTCCTCTACCTCGACGGGGACAGGCACCACGCCTACCGTGTTCTCCGGTCCCAGAAAAACCGGTTCGGCTCCGCCAGCGAGATGGGCGTCTTCGAGATGGTGGAGTCCGGTTTGATGGATGTGCCCAATCCTTCGGGGTTCTTCCTGGCCGAGCGGCCGGAGCGGGTGCCGGGGTCGGTGGTCACCGCCTGCCTGGAAGGGATGCGTCCTCTCCTGGTGGAAGTCCAGGCCCTGGTCAGCCCCACCCCCTTTGCCGTGCCCAGGCGTATGGTGGCAGGGGTGGACGCCGGGCGGGCCGTGCTCATGGCGGCCGTGCTCGAGAAGAGGCTGGGGATGCACCTGGGCAACCAGGATGCCTACGTGAAGGTGGCGGGCGGCGTCAAGATCGAGGAGCCGGCGGTGGACCTGGCGGTGGCGGTGGCCCTGGCCTCCAGCTTCCGCGATCTGCCCGTGCGGCCCGGGGTGGCGGTGGCGGGGGAAGTGGGCCTCGCGGGCGAGGTGCGAGGCATCCCGCGGGTGGGGGAACGCCTGCGGGAGGCGCAGAGGGTGGGCTTCACCGCCTTCGTCCTGCCCGTCTCCAGTGTGAGGAGCCTCGATAGGATGGGATGGCAGGGCAAGATACGGGTGGAGGGTGTGTCCGGCGTGGGCGAGGCCCTCGAGCTGGTACTCGGCTGA
- a CDS encoding 50S ribosome-binding GTPase, whose product MPANLTPDYLAAEQRFREAVTPEDRLEALEEMLATIPKHKGTEKMQADIKRRMARIRAELQSRPQAARRRSVYRVEKHGAGQVVLAGPPNSGKSRLLACLSNANPEVAPYPFTTRLPLAGMMPFENVQVQLVDLPPLARDMTPGEVLGLVRAADAVLLVFDLADDDLLAQTEEVFVLLGEARLTLVSEGRSDRSRKRTLVAGNKADLPGALDNLELLEGMCRRPPGGHDPLPVLPVSAASGLNLEELRGRVFWLLDRIRVYPKAPGRKVEHDSPLVLPRGSTVREGAEGLHKDIARGLKYARIWSSRTFDGQMVPRDFVLEEGDVVEFHA is encoded by the coding sequence GTGCCGGCCAACCTGACTCCCGACTACCTGGCAGCAGAGCAGCGCTTTCGGGAAGCCGTCACGCCGGAGGACAGGCTGGAGGCGCTGGAGGAGATGCTGGCCACCATCCCCAAGCACAAGGGGACGGAGAAGATGCAGGCCGACATCAAGCGCCGCATGGCCCGCATCCGTGCCGAGCTCCAGTCCCGGCCCCAGGCGGCCCGGCGCCGCTCCGTGTACCGGGTGGAGAAACACGGGGCCGGTCAGGTGGTGCTGGCGGGCCCTCCCAACTCGGGAAAGTCCCGGCTCCTGGCGTGCCTGAGCAATGCCAACCCCGAGGTGGCGCCCTATCCCTTCACCACCAGATTGCCGCTGGCGGGCATGATGCCCTTCGAAAACGTGCAGGTGCAGCTGGTCGACCTGCCTCCCCTGGCCCGGGACATGACCCCGGGTGAGGTGCTGGGACTGGTGCGGGCGGCGGATGCCGTCCTGCTGGTGTTCGATCTGGCCGACGATGACCTCCTGGCTCAGACCGAAGAGGTTTTCGTTCTGCTCGGTGAGGCGCGCCTCACCCTCGTGAGCGAGGGGCGGTCGGATCGCTCCCGCAAGCGGACCCTGGTGGCGGGGAACAAGGCAGACCTTCCCGGCGCCCTGGACAATCTGGAACTGCTGGAGGGCATGTGCAGGCGACCGCCTGGAGGACACGATCCCCTGCCGGTGCTGCCCGTCTCGGCCGCCTCCGGGCTGAACCTGGAGGAGCTGCGCGGTCGCGTGTTCTGGCTGCTGGACAGGATCCGGGTGTACCCCAAGGCACCCGGGCGCAAGGTGGAGCATGACTCCCCCCTGGTGCTGCCGCGGGGGTCGACGGTGCGGGAGGGAGCGGAGGGCCTGCACAAGGACATTGCCCGGGGGCTTAAGTACGCGCGCATATGGAGCTCCCGCACCTTCGACGGGCAGATGGTGCCCCGCGACTTCGTGCTGGAAGAAGGGGACGTGGTGGAGTTTCACGCTTAG